A segment of the Trichocoleus sp. FACHB-46 genome:
GATCTAACGCTTCGTGGATTTCAAACCGAATGCCGTCTGGATGCGTATGCTGACGATACCATTCGTTGTTCCACTGCCTCCAGTGACGTCCTGACTGCAAGTGAACCAGTTCGCCTGTTTGTGGATCTGATTCAAAGGCACCGTGCCTCTGACACAAATAAGTATCTGTCAGGGTTAGAGCCGGAATGGTTTGGCGGCAGTGCGGGCACTGAATCTCCGGACCAAAAATTGGATACTGTAAGCCATGAGTCATCATGAAGTGCGGATCTGCATGGTGTTTCTGTGTCAGTGCCAGTTGTTTTATTATAACTAGGGAAGTTCTGCCCTCGATGTCAATTCTATGGGCATTCTGCTGATACTCTGGGCACAATTTTGAGTGATTTCAACCCATCTCCTCTAATTTCGGCTTCTTATTGGCCTGCACCGGATCTCTCTCAAGCTGCATTTGTGGCTCCGGGGGCGACGGTCATGGGTAATGTGGCGATCGCCGCTGGTGCCAGCATTTGGTTTGGTGCTGTGGTGCGGGCTGATGTCGAGCGCATTGAAATTGGCCTCTGTACCAATGTTCAAGATGGAGCCATATTACACGGTGATCCAGGTAAGCTCACCATCTTAGAAGACTACGTCACCATTGGACATCGAGCTGTAATCCATAGCGCTCATATTGAGCAAGGTTGCTTAATTGGCATCGGGGCGATCGTGCTGGATGGAGTGCGTGTAGGGGCAGGCAGCATTGTGGGGGCGGGTTCGGTCGTAACCAAAGATGTACCTCCGCGATCGCTTGTGGTGGGAGTTCCGGCGAAACGGTTGCGCGAACTCGCAGATGAAGAAGTAGCAGACTTAATTGAGCATGCCCGGCGTTACGAAAAGTTAGCCTTGGTGCATGCAGGCAAAGGCACCGATCTTGGCTTTACCCAGACGCACGCTTAAGCAGGCTTGTAGATGCCCTCAATCGATCGCTAAAAATAAGCCGAAAGCCTGAGAAATTGCGATCGCTGTGAAAAAGCGCCCGTTTGGATAAATAATACAATTATGAGAGCTATTCAAAAATCTTTAATCTCTGGTTAGAAGAGGAGATCGGGATATGGACTTGGATTATCGCGTGGTGGTGGTTTTGCTGCCAGTCATTTTGGCTGGAAGCTGGGCAGCGTTCAATATTGCCAAGGCTGCCTTGGCTCAAATTCAGGGGTTTCTGGCCAAGTAACCACACTATAGGGCTGAACTATTTCAGTTCACATGATGCAACAAACGACTGTAATCCTTTGCGGAAACACAGTCGTTTTTGTTTTGGCGCTATGAGTTTGAGGAGTACGAAGAGTGCGAGCAATGCGATCGCTGGATTTTTGTAGGGCTGTGGCTTTAATCGAGTTTTTGCTCGGTTGTTTCAGACCATGCCAGCGGGTTGAAGGAAGTGTCGTAGTCGTAGACATCAATGTGCTCAGTCTGCTTGAGGAAGTTCACCACTATGTAGGTTAAAGGGGTGGCGATCGCCTCGTAAGCCGTTTTGATCAGCCATTGCGTCACAATTGCTGAAACTATCTGGCTAGCTGCGATCGTGCCGACAAAGGCTACTGTGACGAAAATTAGCGAATCCAACCCCTGTCCAACAATTGTGGAACCAATGGTTCGCATCCAAAGCCATCTTCCCTGAGTCGCCACTTTCAACTTGGCTAACACGAAGGAATTGACAAATTCCCCCACCAAATAGGCTAGAAACGAAGCCAGCAGCAACCGAGGGGTATTGCCTAGAATGCGCTCGTAAGCCGCTTGTCCATCCCAAAACGGCGCAGGGGGAAGCTGTTGGCCAAGCCAAATGGCAAGCACGGCAATTAAGTTGCACAGAAACCCCAACCAGATTGCTAGACGAGCCTGCCGATACCCATACACTTCAGTGAGCACATCCCCACAGATGTAGCTAATCGGAAAAATCACGATCGCCGCAGTTACGACCTGGCCTTGCAGGCTCACCAGCTTGGTCGCGACAATGTTGGACACAATTAGGCAGGTTACGAATAGAACCACCACGAGCAAGAACCATCCAGAGTAGCGAGCTGAGGGAGGGGGCGATGCTGAGGGAGGGGGCGATGCTGAGGAGGAATTGCGAGAACGCTTCGGCATAGTGCTGTTGCTAGGGTTCTACCTGCAAAGCATTGTGGCACTGAATTGAGTGGATGACGAATGAACTGTTAACTGAGATCGTCAAATTTTTCTCCAAGCTCGGAAAATAGGGTTTTCAGTTCGTTAAATTGAGTTTTGAGCTGACGCTGCGTCGCAAAAATTCGCGCCTGCTGAACCCTTCTATAAGGGTTCAGCAGACTAGAGGACCGAGCCTTCTGGGCGAACTCCTCAGGTGCAACTTGAACTTGATAAATTTCACTTAATAATCTTGCTAAGGCTTCTGAAGTTGGCTTTCCCTGGTCTAATAAACTCTGAGCCAGAATCCGGGCTTGACTAAGCGTCAGCTTTTGCTGCCCAGCATATAATTCTTGATTTTCCTGATTGAGGTTGGACAACTCTTGGTTAGTATGGCTCAGCTCTTGCTCTAGCACTTGAGTTTCTTGATACGAATTTTCTAGTTGTTGTGTTAGAGACTCTATCTGCTCTTGTAATAACGCGATCGCATCTTGTAGCTTAGATTCAGCCTGTTCGTAAATAGCGTTAATTTCCTGCAATTTTCTCTGCTCGGAGGGCTGACTCAGCATAGCCGATAGTCCTTGCGCGTTTTTTGTTAGTGCACACCTCTTAACTAGAAGTTTAGAAGACAGCAAGATAGAGGCCAAAAAAATTCATCGAACCGGAGCGATTAACTTTAAAGCAACGTCTTAACTAGCTAGGAAACAGAGCTGCAAAAATCAGGATGATGGTTGGGCAGCTAATGTCATCCTGTAAAGTAACGGTTCCTGGTTTGGCAATGAATCCGATTAAGCAAGCGAGTGATGCAGGTCAACCTAATGACAAAAGGCAGGCAGTCAATGTGGAGGCTCTG
Coding sequences within it:
- a CDS encoding TIGR02652 family protein, which codes for MMTHGLQYPIFGPEIQCPHCRQTIPALTLTDTYLCQRHGAFESDPQTGELVHLQSGRHWRQWNNEWYRQHTHPDGIRFEIHEALDRLYTQGYRATRVIIAQRYKDLISAYLERSTPWRGQTDSAKPRLYGLPVEFSPSPEEDPCWDVINFDLEKEPGAPVRYPYFRLFE
- a CDS encoding gamma carbonic anhydrase family protein, which produces MSDFNPSPLISASYWPAPDLSQAAFVAPGATVMGNVAIAAGASIWFGAVVRADVERIEIGLCTNVQDGAILHGDPGKLTILEDYVTIGHRAVIHSAHIEQGCLIGIGAIVLDGVRVGAGSIVGAGSVVTKDVPPRSLVVGVPAKRLRELADEEVADLIEHARRYEKLALVHAGKGTDLGFTQTHA
- a CDS encoding photosystem II protein Y encodes the protein MDLDYRVVVVLLPVILAGSWAAFNIAKAALAQIQGFLAK
- a CDS encoding queuosine precursor transporter, with the protein product MPKRSRNSSSASPPPSASPPPSARYSGWFLLVVVLFVTCLIVSNIVATKLVSLQGQVVTAAIVIFPISYICGDVLTEVYGYRQARLAIWLGFLCNLIAVLAIWLGQQLPPAPFWDGQAAYERILGNTPRLLLASFLAYLVGEFVNSFVLAKLKVATQGRWLWMRTIGSTIVGQGLDSLIFVTVAFVGTIAASQIVSAIVTQWLIKTAYEAIATPLTYIVVNFLKQTEHIDVYDYDTSFNPLAWSETTEQKLD